Proteins encoded by one window of Filimonas effusa:
- a CDS encoding RNA polymerase sigma factor: MDQVKSIKEGNSNSFRKAYYEYHSRLYRYIYKYTRSHYLAEETVQLTFIRIWEKREMLSEQYDLPAQLFRAAKSIVIDLLRKEATHVSSLIPESDSSLGYEYNQQAEHRNEMALVLSEIETLPYVCKKVFKLSRFEGLSHKDIASELSVSPKTVEAHIAKALRHLRNVIGMFF, from the coding sequence ATGGATCAGGTAAAAAGTATAAAGGAAGGAAACAGCAACAGCTTCCGTAAGGCCTACTATGAGTATCATTCGAGGCTTTACCGCTATATATATAAGTATACCCGATCCCACTATCTTGCCGAAGAAACTGTTCAGCTTACTTTTATACGTATCTGGGAAAAGCGTGAAATGTTGTCGGAACAATATGATTTACCGGCACAGTTATTCCGTGCGGCAAAAAGTATTGTAATAGATCTTTTGCGTAAGGAAGCTACGCATGTGAGCAGTCTTATACCTGAATCCGATTCTTCTTTGGGGTATGAATACAACCAGCAGGCGGAGCACAGGAACGAGATGGCGCTTGTCCTCAGTGAGATAGAGACACTCCCGTATGTATGTAAAAAGGTTTTTAAACTAAGCCGGTTTGAGGGACTGTCACATAAGGATATAGCCTCCGAGTTATCGGTATCACCCAAAACTGTTGAGGCACATATTGCAAAGGCCCTGCGACATTTAAGAAATGTGATCGGGATGTTTTTTTAG